The Lysobacter sp. genome includes a window with the following:
- the msrB gene encoding peptide-methionine (R)-S-oxide reductase MsrB, whose product MPIFDLSPPSDAQRQSLAVALSPEERRVLLSHGTEAPFCGVFLDNKRDGVYVCRFCALPLFRSSAKFDSGTGWPSFFAPYDEAHIGRIRDVSHGMVRVEIVCKRCSSHLGHVFPDGPPPTGERHCLNSVSLGFVGADESLPDPLQRGENKAWQRLG is encoded by the coding sequence ATGCCCATTTTCGATCTGTCCCCGCCCAGCGATGCGCAGCGCCAGTCGCTCGCCGTCGCGCTGTCGCCGGAAGAGCGCCGCGTGCTGTTGTCGCACGGCACCGAAGCGCCGTTCTGCGGCGTGTTCCTCGACAACAAGCGCGACGGCGTCTACGTCTGCCGCTTCTGCGCGCTGCCGCTGTTCCGTTCCAGCGCGAAATTCGATTCCGGCACCGGCTGGCCGAGTTTCTTCGCGCCGTACGACGAAGCGCACATCGGCCGCATCCGCGACGTCAGCCATGGCATGGTGCGGGTGGAGATCGTCTGCAAGCGCTGCAGCAGCCATCTGGGGCACGTGTTTCCCGACGGCCCACCGCCGACCGGTGAACGGCACTGCCTGAATTCGGTGTCGCTGGGTTTCGTCGGCGCGGATGAATCGCTTCCAGACCCGCTGCAGCGCGGCGAAAACAAGGCATGGCAGCGCCTCGGCTAG